A single genomic interval of Actinomycetes bacterium harbors:
- a CDS encoding HAD family hydrolase — translation MSDTPPSTRPRAVIFDWGGTLTPWHAIDPYEQWRPYARVYAPDDADALAARLVAAEDASWARARQESRASTLDHVFRSAGVEPSGERHTRALAAYHAGWEPHTYADPDAADVMTAMRDRGLAVGVLSNTLWTRAFHEEVFARDGLLALIDGAVYSSELPWTKPHADAFTAAMAAVGVTDPAACVFVGDRPYDDIHGAKRAGMRAVLVPHSAIPAWQRGHVQGEPDAVIQRLSDLVPLVDGWLAG, via the coding sequence GTGAGCGACACCCCGCCGTCGACCCGGCCCCGCGCGGTGATCTTCGACTGGGGCGGCACGTTGACGCCCTGGCATGCCATCGACCCGTACGAGCAGTGGCGCCCCTACGCGCGCGTCTACGCCCCTGACGACGCCGATGCCCTGGCCGCGCGCCTGGTCGCGGCGGAGGACGCCTCGTGGGCGCGAGCCCGACAGGAGTCCCGCGCGAGCACCCTCGACCACGTCTTCCGCTCCGCCGGCGTCGAGCCCTCGGGGGAGCGTCACACGCGTGCGCTGGCCGCCTACCACGCGGGCTGGGAGCCGCACACCTACGCAGACCCGGACGCCGCCGACGTCATGACGGCCATGCGCGACCGCGGCCTCGCGGTCGGCGTGCTCTCGAACACGCTGTGGACGCGGGCCTTCCACGAGGAGGTCTTCGCCAGGGACGGGCTGCTCGCCCTCATCGACGGCGCGGTGTACTCCAGCGAGCTGCCGTGGACCAAGCCGCACGCGGACGCGTTCACGGCGGCCATGGCGGCGGTCGGGGTCACCGACCCCGCGGCCTGCGTGTTCGTCGGCGACCGGCCCTACGACGACATCCACGGCGCCAAGCGGGCCGGCATGCGCGCCGTCCTCGTCCCGCACAGCGCGATCCCGGCATGGCAGCGCGGGCACGTGCAGGGTGAGCCCGATGCGGTGATCCAACGGCTGTCCGACCTGGTCCCGCTGGTCGACGGCTGGCTCGCCGGCTGA